A genomic segment from Vicia villosa cultivar HV-30 ecotype Madison, WI unplaced genomic scaffold, Vvil1.0 ctg.000113F_1_1, whole genome shotgun sequence encodes:
- the LOC131624287 gene encoding L-type lectin-domain containing receptor kinase S.4-like, whose translation MKHIIMPIHLQFLISVLLFLSVPVLSQLDHLMFAGFKDVDPNNLTLNGIAEIEKNGIIKLTNETSKLLGHAFYSQPIQIKNSTTGKAFSFSSCFAIAIVPEYPRLGGHGMAFTIAPRKDLKALPIQYLGLLNSNDVGNFSNHLFAVEFDTVQDFEFGDINDNHIGIDINSLQSNASVNASYYTDDSTLQNLNLKSGKPFLVWVDYDSSSDLISVTLSPTSTKPKKPSLSFTMDLSPIFHDTMYLGFSASTGLLSSSHYVLGWSFKINGPAPFLDLSSLPQLPQPKSKQTSLITGVSVTACVIVLCSIAVSIYLFRKIMNADVIEAWELEIGPHRYSYQELKKATKGFKEKELLGQGGFGRVYKGTLPKSKVHVAVKRVSHESKQGLREFVSEIASIGRLRHRNLVPLLGWCRRRGDLLLVYDFMANGSLDKYLFEDSENVLSWEQRFKIIKGVASGLLFLHEGYEQVVIHRDVKASNVLLDFEFNGRLGDFGLARLYEHGANPGTTRVVGTLGYLAPELPRTGKASTSSDVFAFGALLLEVACGRRPIEPKALPEELVLVDWVWDRFKEGRVLEVVDPKMDGDFVESEVMMVLKLGLMCSNDVPTIRPNMRQVVRILDGEVELPNEMRKPRGVEPQEGFDEFLLALGTSSSYEKTNSNS comes from the coding sequence ATGAAACATATCATCATGCCAATTCATCTTCAATTCTTGATATCAGTTTTGCTGTTCCTCTCTGTGCCAGTTCTATCCCAACTTGACCACCTCATGTTTGCAGGATTCAAGGATGTTGATCCCAACAATCTAACCTTGAATGGAATTGCAGAGATAGAGAAAAACGGCATCATAAAGTTAACAAATGAAACAAGCAAATTATTGGGCCATGCTTTCTACTCTCAACCTATTCAGATAAAGAATTCAACAACTGGTAAAGCTTTCTCCTTTTCTTCATGTTTTGCTATTGCTATTGTTCCTGAGTATCCTAGACTTGGCGGTCACGGCATGGCTTTCACAATAGCACCTAGAAAAGATCTCAAGGCTTTACCTATTCAGTATCTTGGTCTTCTCAATTCAAATGATGTTGGTAATTTCTCTAACCATCTTTTTGCTGTTGAGTTTGACACTGTTCAAGACTTTGAGTTTGGTGATATCAATGATAACCATATTGGAATAGACATCAATAGTTTGCAGTCAAATGCATCTGTTAATGCAAGCTATTACACTGATGATTCAACTTTACAGAATCTTAATCTCAAAAGTGGGAAACCGTTTCTTGTTTGGGTTGATTACGATTCTTCATCGGATCTTATTAGTGTTACACTTTCTCCAACTTCAACCAAACCGAAAAAACCATCCTTGTCTTTTACTATGGATCTATCACCTATTTTTCATGATACTATGTATCTTGGTTTCTCTGCTTCAACTGGTTTACTTTCTAGCTCTCATTATGTTTTGGGTTGGAGTTTCAAAATCAATGGACCAGCACCTTTTCTTGATTTGTCTTCACTACCGCAACTTCCACAGCCAAAGTCGAAACAAACTTCTTTGATAACCGGTGTTTCAGTCACAGCTTGTGTTATTGTATTATGTTCTATAGCAGTTTCTATTTACCTTTTCAGAAAAATCATGAACGCTGATGTAATCGAAGCGTGGGAGCTTGAAATTGGACCACATAGATACTCCTATCAAGAGCTTAAGAAGGCTACAAAAGGCTTCAAGGAGAAAGAGCTACTCGGGCAAGGCGGTTTCGGAAGAGTTTATAAAGGGACATTACCGAAATCAAAAGTCCATGTAGCTGTCAAGAGAGTTTCACATGAATCAAAACAAGGGCTGAGGGAATTCGTATCGGAAATCGCAAGCATAGGCCGGCTTCGCCATAGAAATTTAGTTCCGTTACTCGGATGGTGTCGTCGTAGAGGCGACCTTTTACTTGTATACGATTTCATGGCGAATGGAAGCTTAGATAAATATTTGTTTGAAGATTCGGAAAATGTGCTAAGTTGGGAACAAAGGTTTAAGATAATAAAAGGGGTTGCTTCGGGCCTTTTGTTTCTACATGAAGGGTATGAGCAAGTGGTAATACATAGAGATGTTAAAGCTAGCAATGTGCTGTTAGATTTTGAATTCAATGGAAGATTAGGTGATTTTGGATTGGCCAGGTTGTATGAACATGGTGCTAATCCAGGAACCACAAGAGTGGTAGGAACATTAGGCTATTTGGCACCAGAGTTGCCTAGAACAGGAAAGGCTTCAACAAGCTCTGATGTATTTGCATTTGGCGCGCTTCTGCTCGAGGTTGCTTGCGGAAGAAGGCCCATTGAGCCTAAGGCATTACCAGAAGAGTTAGTGTTGGTGGATTGGGTTTGGGATAGGTTCAAAGAAGGAAGAGTACTTGAAGTAGTGGATCCTAAAATGGATGGTGATTTTGTTGAAAGTGAGGTAATGATGGTGTTGAAATTGGGATTGATGTGTTCAAATGATGTTCCTACTATAAGGCCTAACATGAGACAAGTAGTTAGGATTTTGGATGGAGAAGTTGAGTTACCAAATGAAATGAGAAAGCCAAGAGGTGTTGAACCACAAGAAGGATTTGATGAATTCTTGcttgctcttggaacttcttcTTCATATGAAAAGACAAATTCAAACTCCTAG